TACGCGACTACGTGGACGAGGGCCGCGCTCCCGCATTGCCCACCGGCCACGGTGATCTGGTGGGCAGGCTGATGAGAGAAACGCAACGCACCATCGAACTGCTGGAGGAACGCAGGCGCTCGCTCACCGCCAAGGCTATGTACGACTTTCTTACCGGTGCATTCAATCGCCGCGCCGGCGCGGAGCGGCTGCAAACAGACACCGAGCGCGCGGCGCGCCATGGCGGCGGCTACACCTTGGCGTTTATCGACCTGGACAATTTAAAGCAGCTCAACGACCGGTACGGTCATCACTTCGGCGATCTGTGTCTGATTCGTCTGGTCGACACCATCCGCGCGGACATGCGCAAGGGCGACTGGGTCGCGCGCTGGGGCGGTGACGAATTCGTGTTGTTGCTATGGGACGTGAACGCGAACGCCGCGGCCGAAGTGCTGGTGCGTCTGGGTAACGCCTTTACCAAAGAACCGCTGACCACGGAGACGGGAGAATTGGTGTCCCTGCGCATGAGCGCAGGCGCATGCCAACATCAGCTTGGATGGCAGGACGACACGGTCCTGCGTTATGCCGACGCGGCACTATTCGAGGCCAAACGCAACGGCGGAGGCGGCGTGGTCACATCCGACGGCAGCCGTCATAGGCACTGGCCATCAGAAACCACTAACAAAAGCCCATCGGAAAGCTAACGAGATCGGTCGGCTAAGGGACGATCCGCGATACGCCGCCGCGGCGCGGATCGCCGGCACCGCGAAATCCACTTTCGGCGCGCATTACGGTAT
The DNA window shown above is from Gammaproteobacteria bacterium and carries:
- a CDS encoding diguanylate cyclase, giving the protein MRRQSLALYENLSGLLSRCSYAGKLLAVALLGGSLPLIAVLIYVHSTDMMEGILWQTLIVAALSMIIGVALSAYGISKLTTPIALCAQALRDYVDEGRAPALPTGHGDLVGRLMRETQRTIELLEERRRSLTAKAMYDFLTGAFNRRAGAERLQTDTERAARHGGGYTLAFIDLDNLKQLNDRYGHHFGDLCLIRLVDTIRADMRKGDWVARWGGDEFVLLLWDVNANAAAEVLVRLGNAFTKEPLTTETGELVSLRMSAGACQHQLGWQDDTVLRYADAALFEAKRNGGGGVVTSDGSRHRHWPSETTNKSPSES